One Indicator indicator isolate 239-I01 chromosome 30, UM_Iind_1.1, whole genome shotgun sequence genomic window, AACCCTTCAGACTTGAAGGAACTTTTCAGGCACAGCCAATCAGTCCAGGCTGAGGTTCCCAACCCTTCAAAAAGCCCTCAGAGCCCAagcccctccctgcccttccccacACACACCTTCAGTGGCACTTTGCCCAGCTCCTTTCGCTTCCTCTGCGCAGCTTTCACCACTCCAAAGAGCACATCGGTGTGGATGGTCCTCTCGTGGGCTTCATCCAGGATGATGACGCTGTACCTGCGCAGCGTGGGGTCGGCGATGGCCTCCCGCAGCAGCATCCCATCCGTCAGGAACTTGATGCGCGTCTGCTCGCAGCTCAGCTCCTCGAAGCGCACGGAGTAGCCGACCTGCGGGGACCACGGCACTGCCACCGGCACTGCCCCCCGCTACCAGCACTACCCCTGCCACCGGCACTGCCCCCCGCTACCAGCACTACCCCTGCCAACAGCACTGCCCGCCGCTACCAGCACAACCCCTGCCACCGGCACTGCCCCCCGCTACCAGCACTACCCCTGCCAACGGCACTGCCCCCCGCTACCAGCACAACCCCTGCCACCGGCACTGCCCGCCGCTACCAGCACAACCCCTGCCACCGGCACTGCCCCCCGCTACCAGCACTACCCCTGCCAACGGCACTGCCCCCCGCTACCAGCACTACCCCTGCCAACAGCACTGCCCCCCGCTACCAGCACTACCCCTGCCAACAGCACTGCCCCCCACTACCAGCACAACCCCTGCCAACAGCACTGCCCCCCACTACCAGCACTACCCCTGCCACTGGCACTGCCCCCCGCTACCAGCACAACCCCTGCCACCGGCACTGCCCCCCGCTACCAGCACTacccctgccaccagcactgccccccGCTACCAGCACAACCCCTGCCAACAGCACTGCCCCCCGCTACCAGCACTACCCCTGCCAACAGCACTGCCCCCCGCTACCAGCACAACCCCTGCCAACAGCACTGCCCCCCGCTACCAGCACTAcccctgccacagcactgcCCCCCGCTACCAGCACTACCCCTGCCACCGCACTGCCCCCCGCTACCAGCACAACCCCTGCCACCGGCACTGCCCCCCGCTACCAGCACTACCCCTGCCAACAGCACTGCCCCCCGCTACCAGCACAacccctgccaccagcactgccccccGCTACCAGCACTACCCCTGCCAACGGCACTGCCCCCCGCTACCAGCACAACCCCTGCCAACCGCACTGCCCCCCGCTACCAGCACTACCCCTGCCAACAGCACTGCCCCCCGCTACCAGCACAACCCCTGCCACCGGCACTGCCCCCCGCTACCAGCACTACCCCTGCCAACAGCACTGCCCCCCGCTACCAGCACAACCCTGCCACCGCACTGCCCCCCGCTACCAGCACTACCCCTGCCACCGGCACTGCCCCCCGCTACCAGCACTACCCCTGCCAACGGCACTGCCCCCCGCTACCAGCACTACCCCTGCCAACAGCACTGCCCCCCGCTACCAGCACAACCCCTGCCACCGGCACTGGCCCCCGCTACCAGCACTACCCCTGCCACCGGCACTGCCCCCCGCTACCAGCACTACCCCTGCCAACAGCACTGCCCCCCGCTACCAGCACTACCCCTGCCACCGGCACTGCCCCCCGCTACCAGCACTACCCCTGCCAACAGCACTGCCCCCCGCTACCAGCACAACCCCTGCCACCGGCACTGCCCCCCGCTACCAGCACAACCCCTGCCAACAGCACTGCCCCCCGCTACCAGCACAACCCCTGCCACCGGCACTGCCCCCCGCTACCAGCACTACCCCTGCCACCGGCACTGCCCCCCGCTACCAGCACAACCCCTGCCACCGGCACTGCCCCCCGCTACCAGCACTACCCCTGCCAACGGCACTGCCCCCCGCTACCAGCACAACCCCTGCCACCGGCACTGCCCCCCGCTACCAGCACTACCCCTGCCACCGGCACTGCCCCCCGCTACCAGCACTACCCCTGCCAACAGCACTGCCCCCCGCTACCAGCACAACCCCGGCCACCGGCACTGCCCCCCGCTACCAGCACAACCCCTGCCACCGACACTGccccctgccaccagcactaCCCCTGCAACCGGCACTGCCCCCCCGCCACCAggcaccaccagcactgcagcctgccaCTGGCACTGCCCTTGCCAGCATCCCAGGcacacagcaggcagagccaACCCCGTCACTGACAGCAGTTCATCCTGCACATTCCAGAGCCCACCTAGAGCATGCCTGTGCTGGCctggctgggaagctgcccagcaggaaaggacctgggggtgctggttgacaaccAGTgacatgagccagtgtgtgcccaggtggccaaggccaccagcatccttgcctggatcagcagtggtatggccaacagcaggagggaagtgACTGTCCCCTGTATTTGGCACTGATGAAGCTACACTTAACAtaatgggttcagttttgggcccctcactccaaggacactgaggggctggagcaggttcagaggagggcaacaaagctggggaagtgtctggagaacagggctggtaaggagcagttttgggagctgggggtgtttagtctggaaaaaaggctgaggggagacctcattgctctctacagctccctgagaggaggctgaagccaggtggggattgggctctgctccatagtctcaggtgatacaaggagaggaaatggtctgaaattgtgccaggggagggttaggttggacatgaagaaaaatttctttgctgcaagagtggtcagggattggaagaggctgcccagggaggtagtggagtccctatctctggagatgctcaagtaaagtgtggccatggcacctgggtccatggtggtgctgggttaaaggttggactggatgatctcggaggtctcttccaactgaaacaattctatgcttctatgattccatgacaccGCATCCCAGTTGGCTTTTTCCCCACCTAGAAGTCCATCACAAATGCTCCatgtttccttcctcccctgctAGAAACTGTTTCAAGCTCTCCAAAGATTTTATGCAGGGGAAGTCTTTCTCCACTTTTCCTGCACAGATCCCCATTCACCCTGACAGTGACCTCTGGCACAGGGAGCAATGGAAGAGGGTgcagtattttttgttttgttcactAATCTGTATTTTTTCAGGTGAGGATCACAGATAATCAAAAAGTGGAGTATCACAGAGACCAAGCCAGACATGTCCCCCTCCCAGCCACAGCACCAAGCCAACAGCCAATTTTCCCCCTCCAGGTGTATTATTAAAGATTACCTCCCACCTCTGGCTGTTTGTTATCTTACCATGACACTAACTCAACTCTTGCAGTCCCTTGCAAAGGGACTGTGCAAAGCCACCTACCAgtctccccagctctgttgtccTCTCACTGGAGACTCTGGTGGCTAAGGCTATAGCTGCCACTCTGCGGGGCTGGGTCACAGCAATGACGCCTTGTCGGCCAATTCCTGCTTCGTAGAGGTACTGAGGGACCTGAGTGGTCTTTCCTGAGCCTGTTTCTCCTAAGGAACAGCAAAAGAGAAGTTTTCCCTCTTTGTAGCAGCTTCAAATGAAAACtcattttttatgtttttcaccatgaggagaCTAAAGACAGGGAGAGTTTCAACACCTTGCCCAGAGTCACACCATAAATCAGCAGCAAGGAACAAGTTAAAGTTTGAGGCtaaggagacactggcacaggttgcccaaggaagctgtggatgcctcctcctgggaggtgttcaaggccaggctggatgaggccttgagcaacctgggccgatgggaggtgtccctgcccatggcagggggctggaactggatgagctttaaggtcccttccaactcaagcaaATCCGTGATTCTCTGAGGAAGAGAGGATTCAGAAAGCCAcatgccagcacagcagctgcagactgTAAAGCAGCAGTGAGGTTTTTAGCTGACTCCACAGCAGTAACCCATTAAGTGCTGTGTTAGTGTATATCTAGCAAGTAATGACAAGCTCAGCAttacagagaggaaaggagatcAATACAGTAGCCTCCATAGCATGACTGGATGGGAGGTGTTTTTCTGAGGGTTCCCTTATAGGCCTGAAAcacaaagtatttttcatttacttCTAATAAATGCTGAGTCTTTACGCTTCCACACAGGAAGCTGCATgccttcagctcctgcaagTAAGACAAAAACTTTTTAATTTGGCCTAGTTTGCTATTTGCCTTTAAGCTGTCTGAACTCTAGGTGGATGCTGAAACAGAGGAGAAATAGTTTTACCCTCTCCATAAAAATTAAATCACCATCTGCCTTAAGCAGCCAAAACTCAAGAGTAAAAACACGACTAATTTACCACCCTTCAGATTTACACCCAAACCATTTCCTTGGCATGCAGCAGGACCAGCccgaagctgctgctggggacgcTGATGGCCACCGAATACCAGAATCGTCTGGATGGAAAAGGGACCTCCTAAAGCTCATCTAGTGagcaccctgcaggcagcaggcacgtctgcaactagagcaggttaaCAAGAGGCACAATCTGCAATGATTCCAGCCCTGGGGTAGCTCCCGTCTCTCTGGGCACCCCGGGCCAGGCTCTCCCttccctcagtgtcaaacattcctccttctctccactctcaatctccctctttgagcccaaaccatccccccttgtcctgtcccagcaggccctgagaaaaactCTGTTCCCAGCCTTCTGATCTCCCCTTGAAGCACTAAAAGGccatcagaaggtctccctggagccttctcctctccaagctgaccAAGCCCTCCCAGAGACCTTCTTCACCAGGCGGTAGCAGCAACCTGCTCCGGGACGCCGCGGTGCCGCCCGCTGAGGGGAAGCGCTGCTCGCCAGGCCCCGAGGGCTGGAAGACCGCTGCCCGCTTCCCGCACTCACCGATGAGGACGGCGCAGTCGAGGCTgcggagctggcccagcagccgCCCCCGCGCCTGGAAGATGGGGAGGCCGCGGCGCTGGCAGTCGGCGGCGGGCGGGTGTCGGCGCCGCGGCGGCGGGGAGCCGGGCAGCATGGCGGCGCGCGAGGGTACCCCCGTCTTCCGCCGCTTGGCCgcgggcagcccccagcccggCCGCACCGCCCCGCGCGCACCGCCGGCGTCACCAGCACGTGACCCGCGCGGCTACAGGGCACCGTGGGACATGCTGTGCCCTGGGGCGCCCCCAACAGGGCACCGTGGGAGATGCTGTACCCTGTGACACCTGGTGCAGAGCATTGTGGGAGATGTTCTCCCCTGTGCGCCCAGCCACCATGAAGCAGACTCAGCAGAGTCCTCTCTCctagctggagctggaggaagaTGCAGATGAagcaggagatttttttttttttttacccttagTGTGTGgaggtgcccagagaagtgatggatgccccatgcctggaaccattccaggtcaggttgctttgggctctgagcaacctgctcccatggaggatgtccctgctgactgcaggggagtagGAGCTGATGGCCTTTAAAGgacccttcccacccaaacacaTCCAAGACTtagtaaaaagaagaaaggctcCTCAGGAAGGGGCACATCACCACCTCACAGAGAGCTCTGCCCTTCCAGCTTTGATCCCAGCCACAGTGCTTTTAGCTGCATCCCCACTCCCTAGCCATCCCACCAGCAAACGAAGAGCCTCTGAGAAAGGTTTTCAGCCAATTTCCATCTCTGGCTACCCTGAGGCAACTTTGCCccaaacacttaaaaaaaaattctagacAGCAAGATTTCAGGTCTGGACTCATCAGTTTTGTTACCAGGCTCTGATTTGCTGCTTGTGGATAAAACACTTCCTCAGGAGAGTTCAGCAAGTTCatttcttccccaggctgaacacccccaagtccctcagctgctcctccccagccctggtctccagacccttcacaagtTTCCCATCTGGGCCCCTGAGCACATCCTGAGCTCACACTCCTGTTCCTTACCAGCTTCAGACAcactgctgggagagctggcaTCAGTGCTGTCTCCTCAGGGATTGCTtttcccacctctgccttgccccagctgcctgcagcccagaggctCACACAAAGGATTAACCAGAAAGGCTCCAACTGACATTTTATTGGCTGAGACCCTTGAGCAGCTCTCACTCCAGACAAGTTCTCCTCCCTGGTGCTCTAAGTCATGAGATAGCCTTTAGAGGTGTGCATGAGGGGGGCAGGGGCTGTGCCCACTGAGACCTGACCCAAGCCTGGGCACCTCAGCACAGGCTTTGGgggaaaaaggcagcaaaatctattctcagcctgcagcacactCACACAGAGGCACATTCCAGACACCAAAGTAGCAAAGTGAAAAACTGCATTATGCTGCAGGTTGCATTTCTCATCATTCACACAAGACTGGAGACAAGAGCATCTCAAGATTAAAAAACCATTTGCCATTGAAATTGGGACTTACACTTCCTACCATCTTGTAGTTGTTTTAtccaagaataaaaaaaagtaagttGAAACCCCCAAAGTTGGGTTTCTCCCTGTGAAGTTTCCTAGGTGTTTTCCTGTAGCAATTAACTTGAAAAACATTGCTTTAGAAATCACTTTAAACAAGTGCTCGTGGTCTTGCTAACTGCAGTTGACAGGAGATGGTTTCCAGTTTCAGGGTTTTGGCTCCACtggatttgtatttttattaccAGCTCAAAAATTCCCTGACTGGGAAAGCCACTGGTAGTCAGCTTGGAAGCATCTTGGATTGACTGCTGTTCCATAAAGTGCTTGGATTCAAAACCAGAGAGCTGTCAAAAGTGTCCTTGCTGTGATGGGGAACCAGAGGGCTCCCAGGGTGGAACTTCCTTCAGGTCAGTCCCTCCCAGCTGAGGCT contains:
- the LOC128976857 gene encoding uncharacterized protein LOC128976857 → MRVCSQLSSSKRTDTTPATGTAPRYQHYPCQQHCPPLPAQPLPPALPPATSTTPANGTAPRYQHNPCHRHCPPLPAQPLPPALPPATSTTPANGTAPRYQHYPCQQHCPPLPALPLPTALPPTTSTTPANSTAPHYQHYPCHWHCPPLPAQPLPPALPPATSTTPATSTAPRYQHNPCQQHCPPLPALPLPTALPPATSTTPANSTAPRYQHYPCHSTAPRYQHYPCHRTAPRYQHNPCHRHCPPLPALPLPTALPPATSTTPATSTAPRYQHYPCQRHCPPLPAQPLPTALPPATSTTPANSTAPRYQHNPCHRHCPPLPALPLPTALPPATSTTLPPHCPPLPALPLPPALPPATSTTPANGTAPRYQHYPCQQHCPPLPAQPLPPALAPATSTTPATGTAPRYQHYPCQQHCPPLPALPLPPALPPATSTTPANSTAPRYQHNPCHRHCPPLPAQPLPTALPPATSTTPATGTAPRYQHYPCHRHCPPLPAQPLPPALPPATSTTPANGTAPRYQHNPCHRHCPPLPALPLPPALPPATSTTPANSTAPRYQHNPGHRHCPPLPAQPLPPTLPPATSTTPATGTAPPPPGTTSTAACHWKLHAFSSCK